TCAGTGACGGCGAGCAGAAGCGCGTCCAGATCGCGCGCGCCGTCATGACCGACCCGGAGCTCCTGCTGCTCGACGAGCCGACTGCGAGCCTCGACCTCGGCGCTCGCGAGGAGCTTCTCATCCTTCTCGGTGAGTATGCGCAATCGCCGATGACGCCGGCGATGGTCATGGTCACGCACCACGTGGAGGAGATCCCGGTCGGTTTCACCCATGTGCTGCTGCTCCGCGACGGAGCCATCGTCGCCGCGGGCCCTCTGGCCGAGACTCTGACGGCCCAGGCGCTGACGGAGACCTTCGGCATGCCGATCGCTCTGACGCATGAGGCCGGACGCTACGCGGCACGCTCCGCAGGCTGACGCTCGCGTCTGTTAGGATTGATCCTTGGTGCGGATTCGCGCCGCAGACTTCCCTCGCCCCTGGCACAATCCAGGGCACCACTTAAGGAATCCCATGAAGACTGACATTCACCCCGACTACCAGGCAGTCGTTTTCCGCGACCTCGGCTCGGGCGAGACGTTCCTCACCCGTTCGACCGTCTCGAGCGACAAGACCATCGAGCTGGACGGCGTGGAGTACCCCGTCATCGACGTGGAAATCTCGTCGGCTTCGCACCCGTTCTACACGGGCAAGCAGCGCATCATGGACTCGGCCGGTCGCGTCGAGAAGTTCAACCAGCGCTTCAAGGGCTTCGGCGGCAGCAGCAACTAAGCAGCATCCGCTCCCAAAAGACCCCGCCTCGGCGGGGTCTTTTGCGTCTGCAGGCCCCGAGCCCTTCGGCGGAGTCACCCGACGGCGCGCTCCGCATCGGGCGGAGTGATGATGATGCGACCGTTCTGCGCGAGATCCGGCGGGTCACCGGGGGAGGGTGCAGGAGCTGTGCGTCGATGCTGGCGGTCGCGCTCGGCACCGGCTTCCGCAGCGGACGGCGACCAGAGGGCGTCGAAGGCCCCGCCCAGACCTCCCAGCCCCGAGCCGGTGTACTTCGTCTCGAGGGGACGCTGGCTGAAGACCTGCGCAACACCCCAGATCAGAAGGACGGGGCCGATCGCCACGATGAAGGCGATCGTCGCCCAGCCGAAGACGTCTTCCATCGGCACAGCGTACCGCGGTGCGCGTGTGAGTCGTCAGGCGCCGCTCGCGTCCGCGCGGACGGGCCAGGAGCCGTCGAGTGTCTCGGTGGCGTCCAGTCGGCCGATCTGAATGAAGTACTCGGTGAGGCTCTCTGCCTGAGAACGCGCCCAGCCGATCTGCTGCACGTGCAACTCCCCGGCGGAGGGCGCCAGTGCGAACCGCTCAGCGAGAGCGAGTGCGACGCGACCGGCGGCGATCGCGTCGGCAGACGCCTCATGTGCGTCAGTCAGCGGAACCGCATAGTGTTCGGCGACCGCGGTGAGCGTGCGCTTTCCGCGACGGTATCGGTCCACCCGCTTGTCGATCACGAGCGGATCGATGACCGGCGAGGGATTCTCGAGTGGGCGAATGTCGTGACGCAGCGCTTCATGGTGCAGCAGCGAGAAATCGTAGGACGCGTTGTAGGCGACGACCGGCAGTCCCTGGGCGAAGAGGGCACGGAGAGCATCGGTAATCTCGCTGACCACCTCGGCGGCGGGGCGGCCCTCGTTCTGAGCGCGCGCGGTGGTGATGCCGTGGATCGCCGCGGCGCCCTCGGGTATCGGCACGCCGGGGTCGGCGATCCAACTGCGAGAGGCGATCACTCGCCCCTTCGCGTCGAGGACGCCGACGTGCGCGGTCACGATCCGGTCGTGCACGACGTCGACTCCGGTTGTCTCGAGATCGAAGACGCCGACGCGGGTGAGCCAGTCGGGCGCGGCATCTGCGGAGGTCATGAGCACCACGTTAGAGCCGGGCTCGGACATCGCTCGGAAGGCGCTCGGAGAGCGCGGAAACGACACGCGGAAGGGGGTGCATTCGGGTGTGCGCGCAGCTCTCAGGCCGCGCTCCGTAGACTCGGAGGATGCCTGTCTTCTCGCCCTACGCCGAACGCCTGTCCGCCCTGCCGGTGGAGCGGCATGAGGTGGAGGTACGCGGGGGCGGGACGGCGTACTGGGTGTACGGACCGGATGATGCCGCCACGACCCTCATCGCAGTGCATGGGTTCCGTGGCGAGCATCACGGTCTTGAACCCGTGCTCGCGTACCTGCCCGACGTGCGCGTGATCGCGCCGGATCTCCCGGGCTTCGGCGAGACCCCGCCTCTGCCGGATCGCACCCACGACCTCGATGAGTATGCGGCCTGGCTGACCGAGTTCGCCGCGCAGGTCGCGCCGGGCGCGGTGATCCTCGGGCACTCCTTCGGTTCGATCGTCACCTCCGCGGCTGTGGCCGGCGGACTCGCGACCCCGAAGCTCATCCTGATCAATCCGATCGGCGCGCCGGCTCTCGAAGGCCCCAAGGGCCTCATGACGCGGCTCGCCGTCTTCTACTACGCGATGGGCGCGAGGCTGCCCGAGAAGCTCGGCACGGCGCTGCTGCGGAGCCGCATCATCGTGCGCGTCGCGAGCGTCACCATGGCGAAGACGAGCGATCCCGTGCTGCGACGCTTCATCCATGACCAGCACGACACGTACTTCTCTCGCTTCGCGGATCGCGATGTGCTGAAGGATGCCTTCGTCGCGAGCGTCTCACACGATGTCACAGAGTTCGCCCCGCGCATTCCGGTGCCGACGCTCCTGGTCGCCGCGCAGAAGGACGACATCACCCCGATCGAGGCGGAGCGACGGCTGGCGACACTGTTCGCGGATGCGACTCTTGTGGAGATCGCCGACGTCGGGCACCTCATCCACTACGAGACTCCGGCGGAAGCCGCCGCGGCGATCCGTCAGTTCCTCTGAGCCTCGCTCACACTTCGCGGCGCGCGAGTCCCATGAGTCCGCCGACACGGAACGGGATGACCTCGCCCATCGCGAGGGACGTCTCGGTGCGCTCGACGCCGTCGATCGAGAGGATGCGCGCATCCGTGTCGAAGAGATGACGCGCGTCACGGCATGCCACGCGCGTGAGGAGATCGACGGAGCCGCTGAGCCCATGCGCCTGCACCACCTCGGGGATGCGAGCGAGCTCCGAGATGATGCGCGGCAGTTCTGTCTGACGCACGCTGATGCTGACGAACGCCTGCAGGGGAAAGCCGAGGACGGCGGGGGAGAGTGAGCGCTCGAAGGAAAGGAAGACGCCGGACTGTTCCAGTCGGGCCATTCGCGCCTGCACCGTGTTGCGGGACAGGCCGAGCTTCTCCGCGAGCGCGACCACGGTGGCGCGGGGATCAGCGGTCAGAGCATCCAGCAGGTCGAGATCAGTGCGGTCCAGGGCAGGCATAGTGACCAACACTAACAGGATGAATCCGCGCCTGTCTTGGCAACATGCTCAAGGTGCCCGCAAATGCTTGAGCTAGGTGCGAAACGCGCGTAGCTTCTGGGGTACCGGCGACGACGCCGCGATGAAGGAACGCCGCCCCACAAGGGCAGCTTCTGCAGAGGAGGACGATGATGTCACCGCACAGCACCCCGATCGTCGATGTCGAGACAGACCTCGCGCTGACGGAACAGCTACTGGCCCCGGATGGGACCCGGCGCGCGCACCAGCTCCTGGATCCCTACGTCCCTGATCTCGACGCGGAAGCGCTGCGTGCTCTCTACCGCGACATGGTGATCCTGCGCCGCATCGACGCCGAGGGCGTCGCCCTGCAGCGGCAGGGGCAGTTGGGCCTCTGGGCACCCTGCAACGGCCAGGAGGCATCCCAGATCGGCACCGCCCGTGCGCTCCGCGCGGATGACTTCGTCTTCCCCAGCTACCGCGAGACCGGTGTCATCTATGCGCGCGACCCGAAGCCGGCGGACTTCGTGCGGATGTGGCGCGGCGAAGAGGGAGCGTCCTACGACCCGGCCGTGATGCACATGGCACCGCTCCAGATCATCATCGGCGCCCAGACTCTGCACGCCGTCGGCTACGCCCTCGGCATCCTGCACGATGGCGCCGAGCAGGTCGCCGTGACCTACTTTGGAGATGGCGCCACGAGCCAGGGTGATGTCAACGAGGCGATGGTCTTCGCATCCTCCTATCAGGCGCCGGTCGTGTTCGTCTGCCAGAACAACCACTGGGCGATCTCCGAGCCGGTCTCCGTCCAGGCGAAGTACCCGATCGCGGGACGCGCGCCGGGCTTCGGCATCCCGAGTCTTCGGGTCGACGGCAACGACGTGCTCGCGTGTCTGGCTGCCATGCGCTGGGCGCTGGATCACGCGCGCTCCGGCAAGGGCCCGGCGTTCCTGGAGCTCGTCACCTACCGAATGGGGCCGCACACAACCGCGGACGACCCGACTCGCTACCGCGACAACGCCGAACTGGAGGCGTGGCGCTCGCGGGACCCCCTCGCTCGCCTCGAGGCCCACCTGCGCGCGCAGCAGGAACTGAGAGATGAGCATGTCGCTGCGATCCAGGCGGATGCGGACGCTGCGGCCCGCGATCTGCGCGCTGCCTGTCTGGGCATGGTCACGCGCGAGCCGCTCGCCGTGTTCGATGGTGTCTACGCCGCTGCGCACACCGGTCTTGCCGCGCAGCGCGCGGACTACGCACGCTACCTCGACACCTTCGAGGAGGCCTGAGATGACGACGCTCACACTGGGAAAGGCGCTCGGCGCAGGTCTTCGACAGGCGATGAAGGATGACGACCGGGTCGTGCTTCTCGGCGAGGACATCGGGAAGCTCGGCGGTGTGTTCCGTATCACGGACGGACTGCTGGACGAGTTCGGTGCGCAGCGCGTGATCGACACGCCGCTTGCCGAATCGGGAATCGTCGGCACCGCCGTCGGCCTCGCATTCCGCGGGTATCGGCCCGTCGTCGAGATCCAGTTCGATGGCTTCGTGTATCCGGCGTTCGATCAGATCGTGGCGCAGGTCGCGAAGCTGCACTATCGCACACAGGGAACCGTGCGGATGCCGATCACGATCCGCATCCCCTGGGCGGGCGGCATCGGCGCGGCCGAGCATCATTCGGAGTCTCCCGAGGCGTATTTCGTGCACACCGCGGGGCTGCGGGTCATCGCGGTGTCCAACCCGCAGGACGCGTACACATGCCTGCGTCAGGCGATCGCCAGCGACGATCCGGTGATCTTCTTCGAGCCCAAGCGGATGTACCACTCGAAGGGTGAGGTCGACCTAGAGGGCGCACTCGCGGACGCGCCTCCGATGGGTCTGGCACGCGTCGCGCGTGAGGGTACGGATGCGACGATCATCACGTACGGAGCGATGGTCGGAACTGCTTTGGATGCCGCAACGGCCGCCGCCGACGAAGGACGCTCGCTCGAGGTCATCGATCTGCGCTCGCTCTCACCGGTCGACTACGACACCGTCGCCGCGAGCGTCCGCAAGACGGGCCGGGTCGTCGTCGCGCATGAAGCCTCGCGGGAGGCGGGTGTCGCCGCCGAGGTCATCGCGAGCCTGACCGAGAAGTGCTTCGACTGGTTGGAGGCGGCGCCGCTCCGGGTGACGGGCCATGACATTCCCTATCCGCCCGCGAAGCTGGAGAAGTACCATCTGCCGGATCTGGACCGCATCCTCGATGCCGTCGATCGGGTCATCGGAGATGCGCAGAGCCTGACGGGAGCAGAGCGATGAAGCAGGAGTTTCTCCTTCCGGATCTCGGAGAGGGCCTCGCTGAGGCGGAGGTTGTGCAGTGGCTCGTCGCTGTCGGCGACACGGTCACCCTGAACCAGACTCTTGCCGAGGTCGAGACCGCGAAAGCCGTCGTCGAGCTTCCCTCGCCTTACGAGGGCACTGTGAGTGTCCTGCACGCCCAGGCCGGCGAGACTGTCGAGGTCGGTGCACCCCTGATCGCCTTCGAGGTCGCGGGGGAGGAGCCGTCGGTGCCGGATGCGCCGACGACCGGGGACGCGGAGAGCGCCCTCGAGGAGAAGGCCGAGCCGAACCTCGTCGGCTACGGCGCCGCACCCAGCTCGCGTGGACGTCCGGCTCGTCGCGCGCGTCGCGTCGGTGTGGCTGTCAGCGACGCGGGCGCGGAGGAGGCGGTGCGCGCGGCAGCGCCGCACGATGCGGTCGCGACGGCCGTGGTGGATGCGCCGCTGGAGCGGCCGCGCTCGACGCCGCCGGTGCGCAAGTACGCGAAGGACAAGGGGGTCGACCTCGTGCTGCTGAGCGCCGAGCTGGCGACCGTCGACGATCCGGCTCCGCTGATCACCCGTCGCGATGTCGACGCGTACCTCGCGCGGATCTCGGAGCGTTCGACAACCGCACGGGACGCAGTGTCCGTGGAGCGGGGGTCGCAGGCGCCGTCGCCGTCCGGAGAGCGCACGACGCGCGTCCCGATCCGCGGTGTCCGCAAGCACACCGCCGAGGCGATGGTGCGCAGCGCTTTCACGGCGCCGCACGTCACGACCTTTCACACGGTCGACGTCACCGACACGATGGCGCTCATCGCGTCGCTCCGCGCCGACCGGACATTGAGCGAGCATCGCATCGGACCGCTCGCCGTGGTCGCCAAAGCGGTGTGCCTGACGCTGCCGCAGTATCCGGGGCTCAACGCGTTCTGGGATGAGACTGCCGGTGAGATCGTGCAGAACCATTTCGTCGATCTGGGGATCGCCGCCGCGACCGAGCGGGGGCTGATCGTTCCCGTCATCCGCGAGGCACAGTCGCTGTCATTGCCCGCGATGGCGGACGCGCTGCGAGCGCTGGCGTCGACTGCGCGTGCGGGCAAGACGCAGCCCGCGGAGCTCGCCGGCGGCACCTTCTCGATCACGAACATCGGCAGCTTCGGCATCGACGCGGGCACCCCGATTCTGCCCCCGGGTCAGTCCGGGATCCTGGCGACAGGGGCGGTCCGACGTCAGCCCTGGGAGTACCGCGGCGAGATCGCGCTGCGCGAGGTCATGACATTGAGCCTGTCCTTCGACCACCGTCTCGTCGACGGCGCGGAAGGTTCGCAGTTCCTCAAGGCCGTCGCTGACATCCTGCAGGAACCGGGACGAGCCCTGCTCTACTGATCGTCACCCTGAGGGGGTCTCTGCCGGAACTGCGGAGAGCCCCTCAGGCGAGCAGTGCGGCGCTTGCCATGCGCGACAGCACGTTCGCTGTCGCTCTGCTCGCGCGCGTCGTCGCACTCGTGCTGTGGGGCGTCGAGTTGATGAGGCCGAAGCACGCCTGCACACGCAGGCGACGCGCGGAGCGATCCTCGGCGACGAGCGGCTCGATCGCGCGGATCCACATCTCGATGTACTCGCGCTGCAGGTCACGGACGGCCGCGTAGTCCTCGTCGCGCAGATGCGCGGCGTCCTGATCCTGCACACGGATCACATCGGGGTGGCCCAGGGCGAAGTCGACGTGGAATCCGATGAGCGCTTCGACGCGGGCAGCGGGCTCGGTGTGCGCGTCGATGACCTCGCGGCCGCCGTCGCGCAGCTTCTGACTGACCTGGACCAGGAGGGCGCCGAGAAGGGCCTGCTTGCCGGCGAAGTGGCGATAGACGGCAGGCCCGCTGACGCCGACGGCGGCACCGATCTCCTCCAGGCTCACCGCGGAGAAACCGCGAGCTGCGAAGAGTCGGGCGGCCTCGCGCAGCAGAGCGGTCTGACGGTCTTGTTTCGCGCGCGATCGGGGAGTGGACACCCTTGTCATTTCAGTTAACCCTCGCTAACCTGAAGTCGTCAGTTAATGAAGACTAACCAGTTTCGTCTCTGATCTCTACCTTCGGGTGGTGGTGAGTCAAGGAGGACCACAGGATGACGGATGCTCCCACGCAACGCAGTCTCGCAGAGGCATTGCATGCGCGACTCGAACATGTCGCGGAAGGGGGGCCACAGGCCGCCAGGGACCGTCATATTGCACGGGGAAAGCTTCTTCCTCGTCATCGTGTGACGCGACTCCTCGATGAGAACAGCCCCTTCCTCGAGATCGCTCCGCTCGCTGCCGACGGCATGTACGACGACGAGGCGCCTGCGGCAGGGCTGATCGCTGGGATCGGACTCGTCCACGGTCGGCCAGTGATGGTGATCTGCAACGACGCCACAGTCAAGGGCGGAACGTACTTTCCCATGACCGTGAAGAAGCATCTTCGCGCCCAGGAGATCGCCCGTGAGAACCGTCTTCCGTGCATCGCCCTCGTGGACTCCGGCGGTGCCTATCTGCCGATGCAGGACGAGGTCTTTCCGGACCGAGAGCACTTCGGGCGCATCTTCTACAACCAGGCCCAGCTGTCTGCCGCCGGGGTGGCGCAGATCGCCGCGGTTCTCGGCTCCTGCACCGCCGGAGGCGCATATGTGCCGGCGATGAGCGATGAGACGGTCATCGTGAAGGAGCAGGGCACGATCTTCCTCGGAGGACCGCCGCTCGTGAAGGCGGCGATCGGTGAGGTCGTCACGCCCGAGGCGCTCGGCGGAGGGGAGATGCACGCCCGGGTGTCCGGTGTCGTCGACCACCTGGCCGATGACGATGAGCATGCACTCGAGATCGTGCGCTCCATCGTCGCGACGCTTCCGCCGCCGCTTGCGTCGGCCTGGGAAGTGCTTCCGGCGCGCGCGCCCGACGAGGGCGGAAGCCTGTACGACGTCGTCCCCGTCGACGTGAACGCCGCCTATGACGTGCATGAGGTCATCGAACGGCTCATCGACGGCGGATCGTTCTCGGAGTTCAAGCGTGACTACGGTGCGACCCTCGTCACGGGCTTCGCGCGTCTGCACGGGCACCCGGTCGGGATCATCGCGAACAACGGCGTGCTGTTCTCCGAGTCCGCGCAGAAGGGAGCGCACTTCATCGAGCTCTGCGATCAGCGCGGCATCCCGCTGCTGTTCCTCCAGAACATCACCGGATTCATGGTCGGCACCGAGGCAGAGTCCGGCGGGATCGCCAAGCACGGGGCCAAGATGGTCACGGCCGTCGCGACGACGCGGGTGCCGAAGCTCACGGTCGTGATCGGCGGCTCTTTCGGTGCGGGCAACTACTCCATGTGCGGTCGGGCATACTCCCCGCGGTTTCTGTGGACCTGGCCCGCGAGCCGGCTCTCGGTCATGGGCGGCGTGCAGGCTGCCTCCGTCCTCTCCACCGTCAAGGACGATCAGCTCAGTGCGCGCGGCGAGACGTGGACGTCGGAGGAGCGCGCGGCCTTCGAGGCCCCGATCCGCGCCGGATACGAAGCCCAGGGCGAGCCGTACTACGGCACCGCGCGACTGTGGGACGACGGGATCGTCGACCCCGACCAGACGCGTGACCTGCTCGGACTTGCCCTCGACGTGATCTCCCGCAGCCCTCTTCCGGAGCCGCGCTTCGGACTCTTCCGGATGTGACCCGATGACCCACACACCTCTCTTCGACACCGTCCTCGTCGCGAACCGCGGGGAGATCGCCCGTCGCATCATCCGCACCCTGCGCGCTCTCGGGATCCGCAGCGTCGCGGTCTACAGCGATGGTGATGCCACCGCGCCCCATGTACGGGAGGCGGACGTCGCCGTGCGCCTCGGCCCCGATCCCGCCACGTCGTCGTACCTGCGGATCGATGCGGTCATCGCGGCGGCGCAGAGGCACGGCGCGCAGGCGATCCACCCGGGCTACGGATTCCTCTCGGAGAACGCGGCGTTCGCGGATGCCTGCGCTGCGGCCGGGATCGTCTTCATCGGGCCCTCGGCGACAGCGCTCGAGATCATGG
The DNA window shown above is from Microbacterium keratanolyticum and carries:
- a CDS encoding dihydrolipoamide acetyltransferase family protein gives rise to the protein MKQEFLLPDLGEGLAEAEVVQWLVAVGDTVTLNQTLAEVETAKAVVELPSPYEGTVSVLHAQAGETVEVGAPLIAFEVAGEEPSVPDAPTTGDAESALEEKAEPNLVGYGAAPSSRGRPARRARRVGVAVSDAGAEEAVRAAAPHDAVATAVVDAPLERPRSTPPVRKYAKDKGVDLVLLSAELATVDDPAPLITRRDVDAYLARISERSTTARDAVSVERGSQAPSPSGERTTRVPIRGVRKHTAEAMVRSAFTAPHVTTFHTVDVTDTMALIASLRADRTLSEHRIGPLAVVAKAVCLTLPQYPGLNAFWDETAGEIVQNHFVDLGIAAATERGLIVPVIREAQSLSLPAMADALRALASTARAGKTQPAELAGGTFSITNIGSFGIDAGTPILPPGQSGILATGAVRRQPWEYRGEIALREVMTLSLSFDHRLVDGAEGSQFLKAVADILQEPGRALLY
- a CDS encoding type B 50S ribosomal protein L31, translating into MKTDIHPDYQAVVFRDLGSGETFLTRSTVSSDKTIELDGVEYPVIDVEISSASHPFYTGKQRIMDSAGRVEKFNQRFKGFGGSSN
- a CDS encoding alpha/beta fold hydrolase — translated: MPVFSPYAERLSALPVERHEVEVRGGGTAYWVYGPDDAATTLIAVHGFRGEHHGLEPVLAYLPDVRVIAPDLPGFGETPPLPDRTHDLDEYAAWLTEFAAQVAPGAVILGHSFGSIVTSAAVAGGLATPKLILINPIGAPALEGPKGLMTRLAVFYYAMGARLPEKLGTALLRSRIIVRVASVTMAKTSDPVLRRFIHDQHDTYFSRFADRDVLKDAFVASVSHDVTEFAPRIPVPTLLVAAQKDDITPIEAERRLATLFADATLVEIADVGHLIHYETPAEAAAAIRQFL
- a CDS encoding 3'-5' exonuclease, whose product is MTSADAAPDWLTRVGVFDLETTGVDVVHDRIVTAHVGVLDAKGRVIASRSWIADPGVPIPEGAAAIHGITTARAQNEGRPAAEVVSEITDALRALFAQGLPVVAYNASYDFSLLHHEALRHDIRPLENPSPVIDPLVIDKRVDRYRRGKRTLTAVAEHYAVPLTDAHEASADAIAAGRVALALAERFALAPSAGELHVQQIGWARSQAESLTEYFIQIGRLDATETLDGSWPVRADASGA
- a CDS encoding carboxyl transferase domain-containing protein — its product is MTDAPTQRSLAEALHARLEHVAEGGPQAARDRHIARGKLLPRHRVTRLLDENSPFLEIAPLAADGMYDDEAPAAGLIAGIGLVHGRPVMVICNDATVKGGTYFPMTVKKHLRAQEIARENRLPCIALVDSGGAYLPMQDEVFPDREHFGRIFYNQAQLSAAGVAQIAAVLGSCTAGGAYVPAMSDETVIVKEQGTIFLGGPPLVKAAIGEVVTPEALGGGEMHARVSGVVDHLADDDEHALEIVRSIVATLPPPLASAWEVLPARAPDEGGSLYDVVPVDVNAAYDVHEVIERLIDGGSFSEFKRDYGATLVTGFARLHGHPVGIIANNGVLFSESAQKGAHFIELCDQRGIPLLFLQNITGFMVGTEAESGGIAKHGAKMVTAVATTRVPKLTVVIGGSFGAGNYSMCGRAYSPRFLWTWPASRLSVMGGVQAASVLSTVKDDQLSARGETWTSEERAAFEAPIRAGYEAQGEPYYGTARLWDDGIVDPDQTRDLLGLALDVISRSPLPEPRFGLFRM
- a CDS encoding TetR/AcrR family transcriptional regulator — its product is MTRVSTPRSRAKQDRQTALLREAARLFAARGFSAVSLEEIGAAVGVSGPAVYRHFAGKQALLGALLVQVSQKLRDGGREVIDAHTEPAARVEALIGFHVDFALGHPDVIRVQDQDAAHLRDEDYAAVRDLQREYIEMWIRAIEPLVAEDRSARRLRVQACFGLINSTPHSTSATTRASRATANVLSRMASAALLA
- the pdhA gene encoding pyruvate dehydrogenase (acetyl-transferring) E1 component subunit alpha, encoding MSPHSTPIVDVETDLALTEQLLAPDGTRRAHQLLDPYVPDLDAEALRALYRDMVILRRIDAEGVALQRQGQLGLWAPCNGQEASQIGTARALRADDFVFPSYRETGVIYARDPKPADFVRMWRGEEGASYDPAVMHMAPLQIIIGAQTLHAVGYALGILHDGAEQVAVTYFGDGATSQGDVNEAMVFASSYQAPVVFVCQNNHWAISEPVSVQAKYPIAGRAPGFGIPSLRVDGNDVLACLAAMRWALDHARSGKGPAFLELVTYRMGPHTTADDPTRYRDNAELEAWRSRDPLARLEAHLRAQQELRDEHVAAIQADADAAARDLRAACLGMVTREPLAVFDGVYAAAHTGLAAQRADYARYLDTFEEA
- a CDS encoding Lrp/AsnC family transcriptional regulator translates to MPALDRTDLDLLDALTADPRATVVALAEKLGLSRNTVQARMARLEQSGVFLSFERSLSPAVLGFPLQAFVSISVRQTELPRIISELARIPEVVQAHGLSGSVDLLTRVACRDARHLFDTDARILSIDGVERTETSLAMGEVIPFRVGGLMGLARREV
- a CDS encoding alpha-ketoacid dehydrogenase subunit beta, with the protein product MTTLTLGKALGAGLRQAMKDDDRVVLLGEDIGKLGGVFRITDGLLDEFGAQRVIDTPLAESGIVGTAVGLAFRGYRPVVEIQFDGFVYPAFDQIVAQVAKLHYRTQGTVRMPITIRIPWAGGIGAAEHHSESPEAYFVHTAGLRVIAVSNPQDAYTCLRQAIASDDPVIFFEPKRMYHSKGEVDLEGALADAPPMGLARVAREGTDATIITYGAMVGTALDAATAAADEGRSLEVIDLRSLSPVDYDTVAASVRKTGRVVVAHEASREAGVAAEVIASLTEKCFDWLEAAPLRVTGHDIPYPPAKLEKYHLPDLDRILDAVDRVIGDAQSLTGAER